Proteins found in one Rhizobium sp. BT04 genomic segment:
- a CDS encoding peptidase domain-containing ABC transporter produces MSGFLHTNLHCLAFVARHHGVDLSPERLQHDYAVGDEPVAVRRLLRMAKDAGLRARHLNLDWQSLSRLGEAFPVLAELANGNWVVIAGTVGSGEDERIRVLDPLATRPDVMLLSEEQFSKAWPGSVVLLKRNYRMSDEDRPFGFRWFVPEIIKQRSFFRDVALAAFVLYGLGLTTPIFFQLVIDKVLVHQSYATLTVLTIGIAIALVFDATFSFLRRYLLLFATNRIDIRVATRTFGHLLNLPIALFEQASAGVLVKHMQQTGRIREFLTGRLFLTLLDGVSLFVFVPILLLYSVKLTLVVLGFAALVGLVVMMLVGPFQRRLQALYQAEGDRQALLVETVHGMRTVKSLALEPRQRKVWDDYSAQSISVRFRVDKISTIAQSLTGLLEKLMSVAIIGLGALDVFSGSMTIGALVAFNMLAGRVSGPLVQIVTMVHEYQEVALSVRMLGEIMNQRPEQAGRGRGVRPHLKGRIEFDRVTFRYSPDSAPALDNVSFAIPAGCVFGVVGKSGSGKTTITRLIQGLYQSQEGLVRMDGYDSREIDLVHLRTSIGVVLQDSFLFRGSVRENIAAAKPDASIEEIMEVARIAGAEEFIERLPRGFDTMLEENAANLSGGQKQRLAIARALITDPKLLIFDEATSALDPDSEAIIRDNLSRIAAGRTVVIVSHRLSTLVDADAILVIDRGKVADIGRHDQLVSRCMTYRHLWAQQMRQVA; encoded by the coding sequence ATGAGCGGTTTTCTGCATACCAACCTGCACTGTCTTGCGTTCGTCGCGCGTCATCATGGCGTCGACCTTTCGCCTGAGCGATTGCAGCACGATTACGCGGTCGGCGACGAACCCGTCGCCGTGCGGCGGTTGCTGCGTATGGCCAAGGACGCCGGCCTGCGGGCCAGGCATCTCAACCTCGACTGGCAGTCCCTGTCCCGGCTGGGCGAAGCTTTCCCGGTGCTTGCCGAACTTGCGAACGGCAACTGGGTCGTCATCGCCGGAACGGTGGGGAGCGGGGAGGACGAGAGAATACGCGTTCTCGACCCGCTCGCCACGCGCCCCGACGTCATGCTGCTGAGCGAGGAGCAATTCTCGAAGGCCTGGCCCGGATCGGTGGTTCTCCTCAAGCGCAACTATCGCATGTCGGACGAGGACCGGCCGTTCGGCTTCCGGTGGTTCGTACCTGAGATCATCAAGCAGCGAAGCTTCTTCCGGGACGTGGCACTCGCCGCCTTCGTGCTTTACGGCCTCGGGCTGACGACGCCGATCTTCTTTCAGCTCGTCATCGACAAGGTGCTCGTCCACCAGAGCTATGCGACGCTGACGGTTCTGACGATCGGTATTGCTATCGCGCTCGTCTTCGACGCGACCTTCAGCTTCCTGCGCCGTTATCTGCTGCTCTTCGCGACGAACAGGATCGACATCCGCGTCGCCACCCGCACTTTCGGCCATCTGCTCAATCTGCCGATCGCGCTTTTCGAGCAGGCCTCGGCCGGCGTTCTCGTCAAGCATATGCAGCAGACTGGGCGCATCCGCGAATTCCTGACCGGCCGGCTGTTCCTGACCCTTCTGGACGGCGTCTCGCTTTTTGTCTTCGTGCCGATCCTGCTTCTCTATAGCGTCAAGCTGACGCTTGTCGTGCTCGGTTTCGCAGCCCTCGTCGGCCTCGTGGTGATGATGCTCGTCGGCCCGTTCCAGCGCCGCTTGCAGGCGCTCTACCAGGCCGAAGGCGACCGGCAGGCACTGCTGGTGGAAACCGTGCACGGCATGCGCACCGTCAAATCGCTGGCGCTGGAGCCGCGCCAACGCAAGGTGTGGGACGATTATTCGGCCCAGTCGATCTCCGTGCGTTTCCGGGTCGACAAGATCTCGACCATCGCCCAGTCGCTGACCGGGCTGCTGGAGAAGCTGATGAGTGTCGCGATCATCGGCCTCGGCGCGCTCGATGTGTTCAGTGGCTCGATGACCATCGGTGCGCTTGTTGCCTTCAACATGCTCGCCGGCCGGGTCTCCGGACCGCTGGTGCAGATCGTCACCATGGTGCATGAATATCAGGAAGTGGCGCTCTCGGTGCGCATGCTCGGCGAGATCATGAACCAGCGGCCGGAGCAGGCGGGCCGCGGGCGAGGTGTCCGGCCGCATCTGAAGGGCCGCATCGAATTCGACAGGGTCACCTTCCGCTACAGCCCGGATAGCGCGCCGGCGCTCGACAACGTCTCCTTCGCCATTCCGGCGGGCTGCGTCTTCGGCGTGGTCGGCAAGAGCGGCTCGGGCAAGACGACGATCACAAGGCTGATCCAGGGGCTCTATCAGAGTCAGGAAGGCCTCGTGCGCATGGATGGTTATGACAGCCGCGAGATCGACCTGGTGCATCTGAGAACCAGCATCGGCGTCGTGCTGCAGGATAGTTTCCTGTTTCGCGGCTCGGTTCGCGAGAATATCGCCGCCGCCAAGCCCGATGCCAGCATCGAGGAGATCATGGAAGTCGCCCGCATCGCCGGCGCCGAGGAATTCATCGAGCGTCTGCCGCGCGGCTTCGACACCATGCTGGAAGAAAACGCCGCCAACCTGTCGGGCGGCCAGAAGCAGCGCCTGGCGATTGCCCGCGCGCTGATCACCGATCCGAAGCTCTTGATCTTCGACGAGGCGACGAGCGCGCTCGACCCTGACAGCGAGGCGATCATCCGCGATAATCTCAGCCGCATCGCCGCCGGCCGCACCGTCGTCATCGTCTCGCACCGGCTTTCGACGCTCGTCGATGCCGATGCCATTCTCGTCATCGATCGCGGCAAGGTCGCCGATATCGGCCGGCACGATCAGCTCGTGTCGCGCTGCATGACCTACCGTCACCTCTGGGCACAACAGATGAGGCAGGTTGCATGA
- a CDS encoding HlyD family type I secretion periplasmic adaptor subunit gives MNAHARKSSDNLPVPTGKGPTDKRPEKGSALTARPPLPPAIAEFQSDAVELEERAPPRVARMTLYCVTALLAAAITWASVSSIDEVVIAPGKLVTTQPTIVVQPLETSIIRTIDVKAGEVVHAGQTLATLDATFSQADVDQQHAKFSALDAQVKRIEAELAGDDYSKVAGSTPDEMLQVQLFGQRRAFYMAQLQNFEQQIAGQSAALAASQNQEAVLNDRRDGLSQIEAARERLYNKQSGSLITLLGSRDARLDVESDLTAVRGKADEAAHAYAKLGADRQAFIEDFRRAAMEQLVELRGQRDMADEELKKMELRRNMVALTAPADAVVLDLAQRSIGSVVREAEPIVTLVPINVPLEAEVSINTRDIGRVAVGKEARIKLDAYPFQKYGTASGEVRTISQDTFLTGQQEQTATPSQPAAPFFKARVLLADTRLNASDVPVRLLPGMTVSTEIKVGNRTVISYFLYPLLRGLDNAIREP, from the coding sequence ATGAACGCGCACGCCAGAAAATCCAGCGATAACCTGCCGGTCCCCACAGGCAAAGGCCCCACAGACAAGCGCCCGGAGAAGGGCAGCGCGCTCACCGCCCGCCCGCCGCTGCCGCCGGCAATTGCGGAATTCCAGTCCGACGCCGTCGAGCTGGAGGAGCGCGCCCCCCCGCGTGTTGCCCGCATGACGCTTTACTGCGTGACGGCGCTGCTTGCCGCAGCGATCACCTGGGCCTCGGTCTCGTCAATCGACGAGGTGGTGATCGCGCCGGGCAAGCTCGTCACCACTCAGCCGACGATCGTCGTCCAGCCGCTCGAAACCTCGATCATCCGCACGATCGACGTGAAGGCCGGCGAAGTGGTGCATGCCGGCCAGACGCTGGCGACCCTCGACGCCACTTTCAGCCAGGCCGATGTCGACCAGCAGCACGCGAAATTCTCGGCACTCGACGCCCAGGTGAAGCGCATCGAGGCGGAGCTTGCCGGCGACGACTATTCGAAGGTGGCCGGCAGCACGCCCGACGAGATGCTGCAGGTGCAGCTTTTCGGCCAGCGGCGGGCCTTCTACATGGCGCAGCTGCAGAATTTCGAGCAGCAGATCGCCGGCCAGTCGGCAGCCCTTGCGGCGAGCCAGAACCAGGAGGCGGTGCTCAACGACAGGCGCGACGGGCTCTCGCAGATCGAGGCAGCACGGGAACGGCTCTATAACAAACAGAGCGGCTCGCTGATCACGCTGCTCGGTTCCCGCGACGCCCGCCTCGACGTGGAATCCGACCTGACCGCCGTCCGCGGCAAGGCCGACGAGGCCGCCCACGCCTATGCCAAGCTTGGCGCCGACCGCCAGGCCTTCATCGAGGATTTCCGCCGCGCCGCCATGGAGCAGCTGGTGGAGCTGCGCGGCCAGCGCGACATGGCCGACGAAGAGCTGAAGAAGATGGAGCTGCGCCGCAACATGGTGGCGCTGACCGCACCCGCCGATGCCGTCGTGCTGGATCTCGCCCAGCGCTCCATCGGCTCCGTCGTGCGCGAAGCCGAACCGATCGTTACCCTGGTGCCGATCAACGTGCCGCTGGAAGCCGAAGTGTCGATCAATACCCGCGATATCGGCCGGGTGGCCGTCGGCAAGGAAGCCCGTATCAAGCTCGATGCCTATCCGTTCCAGAAATACGGCACTGCCTCGGGCGAGGTGAGGACCATCAGCCAGGACACCTTCCTCACCGGCCAGCAGGAACAGACCGCCACCCCCAGCCAGCCGGCCGCCCCCTTCTTCAAGGCCCGCGTCCTGCTTGCCGATACCAGGCTGAATGCTTCGGACGTGCCGGTGCGACTGCTTCCCGGCATGACCGTGTCAACGGAAATCAAGGTCGGCAACCGCACGGTGATCTCCTATTTCCTGTATCCGCTGCTGCGTGGCCTCGACAACGCAATACGCGAACCGTAG
- a CDS encoding general stress protein, which produces MRTVTGLFDDYSDARSAVSKLEAAGVPSNDISIVSNKAGRIDRDSDVGEDAATGAGIGAAVGGAGGLLTGLGLMAIPGVGPVVAAGWLAATAAGAVAGAVAGGAAGGLIGALTDSGVSEDDAHLYAEGVRRGGSLVTAKVDDARASEAQAILQGSNWVDPVERRRAYNEQGWTRFDDTLDPYAPEQIAQERNRYRRTGI; this is translated from the coding sequence ATGAGAACTGTAACCGGACTTTTCGACGACTACTCGGACGCTCGCTCCGCAGTCTCCAAATTGGAAGCGGCAGGCGTTCCCTCAAACGACATCAGTATCGTCTCCAACAAGGCTGGTCGCATCGATCGCGACTCTGACGTTGGCGAGGATGCCGCGACCGGCGCTGGCATTGGCGCTGCCGTCGGTGGTGCTGGCGGCCTGCTCACCGGGCTGGGCCTGATGGCCATCCCCGGTGTCGGTCCGGTCGTTGCCGCAGGCTGGCTTGCCGCAACTGCGGCCGGGGCTGTCGCTGGCGCCGTCGCTGGCGGTGCCGCTGGTGGCCTGATCGGTGCACTCACCGACTCAGGCGTCTCGGAAGATGATGCTCACCTCTATGCCGAAGGTGTCCGCCGCGGTGGTAGCTTGGTCACGGCCAAGGTCGACGACGCCCGCGCCTCCGAGGCGCAGGCTATTCTCCAGGGATCGAACTGGGTCGACCCGGTCGAGCGTCGGCGTGCCTATAACGAGCAGGGATGGACCCGGTTCGACGACACGCTCGATCCATACGCTCCTGAGCAGATCGCGCAAGAGCGCAACCGGTACCGGCGGACCGGCATCTAA
- a CDS encoding PepSY domain-containing protein, producing the protein MKKIIFAAAIVGASAVAAFAQTTPAPSKDGNTPAVATPDSKNPTAPVEGANSFTEAQAKDRIAEAGYTDVKDLKLDDKGIWMASGMKDGKAVSIALDYQGNIVAK; encoded by the coding sequence ATGAAGAAGATCATCTTCGCGGCGGCAATTGTCGGCGCATCTGCCGTTGCAGCGTTTGCCCAAACTACGCCAGCCCCATCCAAGGATGGAAATACACCTGCGGTTGCAACTCCGGACAGTAAAAATCCGACTGCGCCGGTTGAGGGCGCCAACAGCTTTACCGAAGCTCAGGCGAAGGATCGCATCGCGGAAGCGGGGTACACCGACGTCAAGGATCTCAAGCTCGACGACAAGGGGATCTGGATGGCCTCTGGCATGAAGGACGGCAAAGCCGTCTCCATCGCCCTCGATTATCAAGGCAACATCGTCGCAAAGTAA
- a CDS encoding Hsp20 family protein gives MRNEFDFAPLYRSSIGFDRVFNLLNNPQRLQAIDTWPPYDIVKSGENDYRIQMAVAGFADSDLDITQERNVLIVKGQKNEEKEGDYLHRGIAGRSFERRFELADHVRVENASLTNGLLTVDLKREIPDAMKPRKIAISNATGQSPLQIEGQKQVA, from the coding sequence ATGAGAAATGAGTTCGACTTCGCACCGCTCTATCGGTCCAGCATTGGCTTCGACCGCGTCTTCAATCTTCTTAACAATCCGCAGCGTCTGCAAGCGATCGACACCTGGCCGCCCTACGACATCGTCAAATCAGGCGAGAACGACTATCGCATCCAGATGGCGGTGGCGGGTTTTGCCGACAGTGACCTCGACATCACCCAGGAACGCAATGTGCTGATCGTTAAGGGGCAGAAGAACGAGGAGAAGGAGGGCGACTATCTGCATCGCGGCATCGCCGGCCGTTCCTTTGAACGCCGGTTCGAACTTGCCGACCATGTCCGAGTTGAAAACGCCTCGCTGACGAACGGTCTTCTGACGGTCGATCTGAAGCGCGAGATCCCGGACGCGATGAAGCCGCGCAAGATTGCCATCAGCAACGCCACCGGCCAGTCGCCGCTGCAGATCGAGGGCCAGAAACAAGTCGCATAG